In Flavobacterium endoglycinae, one DNA window encodes the following:
- a CDS encoding SPFH domain-containing protein: protein MKLPFIEIIEATTSDPNLLMWKFYDEDKEIKNGAKLTVRESQQVMLLNEGQLADVYSPGLHTLSTENVPILSKLKGWKYGFESPFKVDIYFFNTHQFINNKWGTPAPILLNDPQFGQIRVRAFGSFDIKIVDVAKFFRQYAGTYQQLTIFELQNQLRDFVAPKFGEVLANENITVTDVAGNITQLGQKIEPYLKPYFLQFGIELTQFVITSVTLPEEVTAHYDKITNMNMVTDMDKFTKFNTATAIGDKGTALHDATQNALSMGILLNQLQQTKETPKQETQDDLTSKLQKLKSLFDAGLIDEDEFKSKKTELLSQL, encoded by the coding sequence ATGAAACTACCTTTTATAGAAATAATCGAAGCCACGACAAGCGATCCTAATTTATTAATGTGGAAGTTTTATGATGAAGATAAAGAAATTAAAAACGGAGCCAAACTTACCGTACGCGAAAGCCAGCAGGTAATGCTTTTAAATGAAGGACAACTTGCAGATGTATACTCGCCGGGACTTCATACTTTATCTACAGAAAACGTTCCTATTTTAAGTAAACTTAAAGGGTGGAAATACGGTTTTGAAAGCCCTTTTAAAGTTGATATTTACTTTTTCAACACACATCAATTTATCAATAACAAATGGGGAACTCCCGCTCCTATTCTGCTAAACGACCCACAATTTGGACAAATCAGAGTAAGAGCCTTTGGAAGTTTTGATATAAAAATTGTAGATGTTGCCAAATTCTTCCGTCAATACGCGGGAACCTACCAGCAGCTTACCATTTTTGAATTGCAAAACCAATTACGAGATTTTGTTGCACCCAAATTTGGAGAAGTGCTGGCCAATGAAAATATCACCGTAACCGATGTTGCTGGAAATATAACCCAATTAGGACAAAAAATCGAACCTTACTTAAAACCATATTTTCTTCAATTCGGGATTGAATTAACACAATTTGTAATCACAAGTGTCACTTTACCGGAAGAAGTAACAGCACATTACGATAAAATCACCAATATGAATATGGTAACCGATATGGATAAATTTACCAAATTCAACACAGCAACCGCAATTGGCGATAAAGGAACAGCGCTTCACGATGCTACACAAAATGCATTGAGTATGGGAATTCTTTTAAATCAATTACAGCAAACAAAAGAAACTCCTAAACAAGAAACTCAGGACGATTTAACTTCTAAACTTCAAAAATTAAAATCCTTGTTTGATGCCGGTTTAATTGATGAAGACGAATTCAAATCTAAAAAAACAGAATTATTAAGTCAATTATAA
- the lpdA gene encoding dihydrolipoyl dehydrogenase — protein MKYDVIVLGSGPGGYVTAIRASQLGFKVAVVEKENLGGVCLNWGCIPTKALLKSAQVFDYLKHASDYGLKVSEFDKDFPAVIQRSRGVAEGMSKGVQFLMKKNKIDVIEGFGKLKPGKKLDVTDKDNKVTEYSADHIIIATGARSRELPNLPQDGKKVIGYRQAMTLPEQPKSMIIVGSGAIGVEFAHFYNSMGTEVTIVEFMPNIVPVEDEDISKQMERSMKKAGVKIMTNSSVEKIDTTGNGVKATVKTAKGEEILEADIVLSAVGIKTNIENIGLEEVGIAVDRDKILVNAYNETNIPGYYAIGDVTPGQALAHVASAEGINCVEKIKGLHVEPIDYGNVPGCTYATPEIASVGLTEKQAKEKGYELKIGKFPFSASGKAKAAGAADGFVKVIFDAKYGEWLGCHMIGAGVTDMIAEAVVARKLETTGHEILKSIHPHPTMSEAVMEAVADAYGEVIHL, from the coding sequence ATGAAATACGACGTTATTGTTTTAGGAAGTGGTCCTGGAGGATATGTAACAGCGATTAGAGCTTCTCAATTAGGCTTTAAAGTAGCTGTAGTAGAAAAAGAAAATCTTGGTGGAGTTTGCCTTAACTGGGGATGTATCCCAACAAAAGCATTATTAAAATCAGCTCAGGTTTTTGATTATTTAAAACACGCTTCTGATTACGGATTAAAAGTTTCTGAATTCGATAAAGATTTCCCAGCAGTTATTCAACGCAGCCGCGGTGTAGCTGAAGGAATGAGCAAAGGAGTTCAGTTCTTAATGAAAAAAAACAAAATTGACGTTATCGAAGGTTTTGGAAAACTAAAACCAGGAAAAAAACTTGACGTTACAGACAAAGACAATAAAGTTACTGAATATAGCGCTGATCACATTATCATCGCAACTGGAGCTCGTTCTCGCGAACTTCCAAACTTACCACAAGACGGTAAAAAAGTAATCGGATACCGTCAGGCAATGACATTACCAGAACAGCCAAAATCTATGATTATTGTTGGTTCTGGAGCAATTGGAGTTGAGTTCGCTCACTTCTACAACTCAATGGGAACAGAAGTTACTATTGTAGAATTTATGCCAAATATCGTTCCTGTAGAAGACGAAGACATTTCTAAGCAAATGGAACGTTCTATGAAAAAAGCAGGCGTAAAAATCATGACAAACTCTTCTGTAGAAAAAATTGACACTACAGGAAACGGAGTAAAAGCAACTGTAAAAACAGCAAAAGGAGAAGAAATTCTTGAAGCTGATATTGTACTTTCGGCAGTTGGAATCAAAACAAACATCGAAAATATTGGTTTAGAAGAAGTTGGAATCGCTGTTGACCGAGATAAAATCTTAGTAAACGCTTACAACGAAACCAACATTCCAGGATACTACGCAATTGGAGACGTTACTCCAGGTCAGGCTTTAGCTCACGTTGCTTCTGCTGAAGGAATTAACTGTGTAGAAAAAATCAAAGGTTTACATGTTGAGCCAATCGATTACGGAAACGTTCCAGGTTGTACTTACGCTACTCCAGAAATCGCTTCTGTTGGTTTAACCGAAAAACAAGCAAAAGAAAAAGGTTACGAATTAAAAATTGGTAAATTCCCATTCTCAGCTTCTGGAAAAGCAAAAGCTGCTGGAGCTGCTGACGGATTCGTAAAAGTAATCTTCGATGCTAAATACGGAGAATGGTTAGGATGCCACATGATTGGTGCTGGTGTTACAGATATGATTGCTGAGGCAGTTGTAGCACGTAAACTAGAAACTACTGGTCACGAAATCTTAAAATCGATCCACCCTCACCCAACAATGAGCGAGGCTGTTATGGAAGCTGTAGCTGATGCTTACGGCGAAGTAATTCACTTGTAA
- a CDS encoding NUMOD4 domain-containing protein has product MPHTRFYPDEQFKEIEINASLQLKYAISNRGRLISFTDEIENGRILKGGLSDGYPTFRFKVKKDDKIINKYLFLYKLVAQYFIPKDSEDQTYVLHLDYNRSNDDVKNLRWATKQEMMAHSRKSPRVIQAKKNLIEHNLKADGRKLTTTKVMLIKKILSRPEQKTRLKMIAKQFGVSEMQIRRIASGENWGHVKV; this is encoded by the coding sequence ATGCCACACACACGATTTTATCCTGATGAACAATTCAAAGAAATAGAAATAAACGCATCATTGCAGCTTAAATATGCCATTTCAAACAGAGGCCGATTAATTAGTTTTACAGACGAAATTGAAAACGGACGAATCCTAAAAGGAGGTTTAAGCGATGGATATCCAACTTTTAGATTTAAAGTCAAAAAAGACGACAAAATCATCAATAAATATTTGTTTCTCTACAAATTAGTTGCCCAATATTTCATCCCAAAAGATTCTGAAGATCAAACCTATGTACTTCATTTAGATTATAACAGAAGTAACGACGACGTAAAAAATTTACGCTGGGCAACCAAACAAGAAATGATGGCCCACAGCCGCAAAAGTCCGCGTGTAATTCAGGCGAAAAAAAACCTGATCGAACACAACTTAAAAGCCGACGGCAGAAAGTTAACCACTACAAAAGTGATGCTTATTAAAAAAATCCTTTCAAGACCAGAACAAAAAACCCGCTTGAAAATGATTGCCAAACAATTCGGCGTAAGCGAAATGCAGATCCGCAGAATTGCCAGCGGAGAAAACTGGGGACACGTGAAGGTTTAA
- a CDS encoding LytR/AlgR family response regulator transcription factor: protein MRIAIIEDEYLASDYLKSILEQQDILQIAEITVLKSVKEAVVFFSENNVDLAFMDIHLGDGKSLEIFEKATIACPVIFVTAYDSYAISVFKHFTIDYLLKPFEEQELLEALTKFKKIKDSFNADAPLQSLVAIENPETNKIQRHFLVNHGYKLISINESDITFFAASGKHLFIYVKSGNSFLYNSTLTDIINSLDPFLFFKVNRKYIVSRHIIKEVIKHSHQKIELILTVPPIENDPIIISKKEITNFKNWLDQ, encoded by the coding sequence ATGAGAATTGCCATTATTGAAGACGAATATCTTGCTTCAGATTATCTAAAATCGATTTTAGAACAGCAGGACATTTTGCAGATTGCCGAGATTACAGTTTTAAAATCTGTAAAAGAAGCCGTCGTCTTTTTTAGCGAAAACAATGTCGACTTAGCTTTTATGGACATCCATCTAGGCGATGGAAAAAGTCTTGAAATCTTCGAAAAAGCAACTATAGCATGTCCCGTAATTTTTGTTACCGCTTATGATTCTTATGCTATTTCGGTTTTCAAACACTTTACAATTGATTATCTTTTAAAACCTTTTGAAGAACAGGAACTATTAGAAGCCCTGACAAAATTCAAAAAAATAAAAGACAGCTTTAATGCCGATGCTCCCCTGCAATCTTTAGTTGCAATAGAAAACCCTGAAACCAATAAAATTCAACGTCATTTTCTGGTAAACCACGGCTATAAACTCATTTCGATAAACGAATCTGATATTACTTTTTTTGCAGCTTCGGGAAAACACCTTTTTATTTACGTAAAATCGGGCAACAGCTTTCTATACAACAGCACACTAACCGATATTATAAACAGTCTCGATCCCTTTCTGTTTTTTAAAGTAAACCGAAAATATATTGTAAGCCGACATATTATAAAAGAGGTTATAAAACACTCTCACCAAAAAATAGAATTGATCCTTACAGTACCTCCAATCGAAAATGATCCAATCATCATTAGTAAAAAAGAAATCACCAATTTTAAAAACTGGCTCGATCAGTAA
- a CDS encoding RagB/SusD family nutrient uptake outer membrane protein produces MKKISQYIVLFVAAITVTSCDDYLDIQPVGRVIPETLDQYRAVLTNGYYLYPEHKSLTALRTDELTMNEFADEITVFKDIYTWKDTNPDRLTATFQYQDLYSVIFYTNVIINEASVKLADSPEKNQLVGEAYALRAMAYFDLVNLFGKPYNASTAGSDKGVPLALEIDLEQAFVPQSVEVIYNQIISDTNKAEELINVASQTKGLNYRFSKVALYSLESRVYLHVQQWQKSLDAANKGLAIKSELVDLKATSVFATKYDSKESILALEDGYINGLKGASYASPELIAAYNKTADLRFPLYFLASGSRFRIQKGGNDDQKCSFRTSELYLTKAETSLKLNNIADAKTTVLSFIKNRYTAAAYVQLEIEVSAMNAADLTNFIYAERQREFVVEGQRWFDLRRTSQKQIVHTFDGDNFTLMQNDPRYTIIYPANARLNNPNL; encoded by the coding sequence ATGAAAAAAATCTCACAATATATAGTACTTTTTGTTGCTGCAATTACAGTAACAAGCTGCGATGATTATCTGGATATTCAGCCAGTTGGTCGAGTTATTCCAGAAACTTTAGATCAATATCGTGCCGTATTAACAAATGGATATTATCTGTACCCTGAACACAAGTCATTAACTGCGCTTCGTACAGACGAATTAACAATGAACGAGTTTGCAGATGAAATTACCGTTTTTAAAGACATCTACACTTGGAAAGACACCAATCCTGATCGTCTTACTGCAACTTTTCAGTACCAAGATCTTTATAGTGTAATTTTTTATACTAACGTAATCATTAATGAAGCATCAGTAAAATTAGCTGATTCACCAGAAAAAAATCAATTAGTAGGAGAAGCGTATGCTTTAAGAGCTATGGCTTATTTTGATTTGGTTAACCTATTCGGAAAACCTTACAATGCTTCAACAGCTGGTTCAGACAAAGGTGTTCCTTTGGCTTTAGAAATAGATCTAGAACAAGCTTTCGTTCCACAAAGTGTTGAAGTAATTTACAACCAGATTATTTCTGACACTAACAAAGCAGAAGAATTAATTAATGTTGCTTCTCAAACAAAAGGACTTAATTACCGTTTTTCTAAAGTAGCTTTATACAGTTTAGAAAGCCGTGTTTACCTACACGTACAGCAATGGCAGAAATCTTTAGATGCGGCAAACAAAGGTTTAGCAATCAAAAGCGAACTTGTTGACTTAAAAGCAACTTCTGTTTTTGCTACTAAATACGATTCAAAAGAATCTATTTTAGCACTTGAAGATGGTTACATTAATGGACTTAAAGGAGCTTCATATGCTTCTCCAGAATTAATTGCGGCTTACAACAAAACTGCTGATTTACGTTTCCCTCTTTACTTTTTAGCAAGCGGAAGCCGTTTCAGAATTCAAAAAGGAGGAAATGACGATCAAAAATGTTCATTTAGAACTTCAGAATTGTATTTAACAAAAGCAGAAACTTCATTAAAACTAAATAACATTGCCGATGCAAAAACAACTGTTTTAAGTTTCATCAAAAACAGATATACGGCAGCTGCTTATGTACAGCTTGAAATTGAAGTTAGCGCAATGAATGCTGCTGATTTAACCAATTTCATCTATGCAGAAAGACAACGTGAGTTTGTTGTTGAAGGACAACGTTGGTTTGATTTGAGAAGAACGTCTCAAAAACAAATCGTTCACACATTTGATGGAGACAATTTTACTTTGATGCAAAACGATCCGCGTTACACGATTATTTATCCTGCAAACGCGAGATTAAACAATCCCAATCTATAA
- a CDS encoding SusC/RagA family TonB-linked outer membrane protein produces the protein MKKILHALLLFLAIAGYSQETRTITGIIQDEADLSPIPGASIFVENNSISNKTAMAGIIQSEAIGTTTDFDGKFSLKIAKNITSLRVTFMGYKSYTLELDGQKNYTVNLKSETAKLQEVVVTGYQKIEKRKLTAAVTKIDMAAIQQTGVSSIDQLLVGQIAGVAVSTPSGAPGAPAKIRIRGTASLNGTQDPLWVLDGLPLESNEVPKNYDKDNIDNLTNYSIAGLNPDDIKDITILKDAAATAIYGARAANGVIVITTKRGKAGKMVVSFNTNTFITQRPEFSKLNLMNASEKVDLELNMASRPELTYRDTGGDISRILNGSGELDAYRTGGFSALTPATQQSINSLRGNNTNWGNLLYQTAINTQHGLSLSGGGEKSDYYFSVGYFDEKGTTVGTGFKRYNLTLKNNYEITDKFKVGIGIFGSENKTTSYLTDTDAFTNPANYSRNVNPYLTPYNADGSYKYDQDIAGYSERYVPFNFLEERANTSYDLKTRALKALLDAEYKITKDLKVTSQLGLQLDNTSSEKYAAKDTYYTRKQREKTRYFSNGAFNYFLPVGGIIQNTNTDFFQYNLKTMVHYNKTFNEKHEVEAMVGNELRRNYNTSVSTKGFGFDKNNLTTQQILFPNTTNINNPDYRTYTKTDNENAFASFFATASYTYDRKYSVFGSVRYDGSDLFGVDPKYKYLPLWSTSASWAVSEEDFLKDNLTLSNLRLRASYGLQGNIDKNTSPYVMGTNGSVVILPGQTEPIINVDSPPNEKLRWEKTTNTNVGADIGLFNNRISIVTDLYGRKSTDLIGLRSLPLENGFEYTNMNWAQVSNKGYEITLSTKNIDRPNFKWNTSINFSHNKSNVDRIAVRDTDYFPSREGRPVNAVFGFKTNGIDENGYPLFVNKKGETVNTQTFFGLYDPFADFFPGELTQSKLTSSEFRDLFTYLGDRDPKFTGGLTNTFKVHNFDLTIAASFNIKQTVTRTPPYNGTLVDRGQNYSRDILDAWSPTNTSSNLPAINGKDLSAGDSYMAYLWYSGANQITTLNYLDTWVSEMSYMRLSSIRLGYTFPKAFTDQINIASIRFNVEARNLFVISSDYKGYFDPETFGNIYAQPVPKSFTLGCNVTF, from the coding sequence ATGAAAAAAATTCTACATGCCTTACTGCTGTTCCTGGCCATCGCAGGATACTCGCAGGAAACCCGAACTATTACGGGGATCATTCAAGATGAAGCAGACTTGTCGCCAATTCCGGGTGCGTCTATCTTCGTTGAGAATAATTCGATCTCAAACAAAACTGCTATGGCAGGTATTATTCAGAGTGAAGCTATTGGAACTACTACAGATTTCGACGGTAAATTTTCCCTGAAAATCGCAAAAAATATTACTTCTTTGAGAGTTACTTTCATGGGATACAAATCGTATACTCTTGAATTAGACGGTCAAAAAAATTATACAGTCAACTTAAAATCTGAAACAGCAAAACTTCAAGAGGTTGTTGTAACTGGTTACCAAAAAATTGAGAAAAGAAAACTTACTGCTGCGGTTACAAAAATCGACATGGCTGCAATCCAGCAGACTGGAGTTTCGAGCATTGACCAATTATTGGTAGGACAAATTGCCGGAGTTGCTGTAAGTACGCCATCTGGAGCTCCTGGAGCACCTGCTAAAATTAGAATCAGGGGTACTGCTTCTCTTAATGGTACACAAGATCCTTTATGGGTACTAGATGGTTTACCATTAGAGAGCAATGAAGTTCCAAAAAACTACGATAAGGACAACATTGATAATCTTACTAATTATTCAATCGCTGGTTTAAACCCAGATGATATTAAAGACATTACAATTTTAAAAGATGCCGCTGCAACAGCTATTTATGGTGCTCGTGCTGCAAATGGTGTAATCGTAATTACTACTAAAAGAGGTAAAGCAGGTAAAATGGTGGTAAGTTTTAACACCAATACTTTTATTACACAAAGACCTGAGTTTTCTAAATTAAACTTGATGAATGCAAGCGAAAAAGTTGATTTAGAACTTAACATGGCAAGTCGTCCAGAATTAACATACAGAGACACTGGTGGAGACATTTCTCGTATCCTAAACGGGTCTGGTGAATTAGATGCTTACAGAACTGGCGGATTTTCTGCTTTAACTCCTGCAACACAACAATCTATCAATTCTTTAAGAGGAAATAACACAAACTGGGGTAACTTATTGTACCAAACGGCTATCAATACACAGCATGGTTTAAGTCTATCTGGCGGTGGTGAAAAATCAGATTACTACTTTTCTGTAGGTTACTTCGACGAAAAAGGAACAACTGTTGGAACAGGGTTCAAACGTTACAACTTAACATTAAAAAACAACTACGAAATCACAGATAAATTCAAGGTTGGTATTGGTATCTTTGGTTCTGAAAACAAAACTACATCTTACTTAACAGATACAGATGCATTTACAAATCCTGCTAACTATTCAAGAAACGTAAATCCATATTTAACTCCATACAATGCTGATGGAAGTTATAAATACGATCAGGATATCGCAGGTTACTCAGAGCGTTACGTTCCTTTCAACTTCTTAGAAGAAAGAGCAAACACTTCTTATGATTTAAAAACAAGAGCTTTAAAAGCTTTATTAGATGCCGAATATAAAATAACTAAAGACTTAAAAGTAACTTCGCAATTAGGTTTACAGTTAGACAATACATCTAGTGAAAAATATGCTGCTAAAGACACGTATTATACTAGAAAACAAAGAGAAAAAACACGTTATTTTAGTAACGGTGCTTTCAATTATTTCTTACCTGTTGGAGGTATTATTCAAAATACAAACACAGATTTTTTCCAGTACAACCTAAAAACAATGGTTCATTACAACAAAACGTTTAATGAAAAACATGAAGTTGAAGCTATGGTTGGTAATGAGTTAAGAAGAAATTACAATACAAGTGTTTCTACAAAAGGATTTGGTTTTGATAAAAATAATCTAACTACACAGCAGATCCTTTTCCCTAATACTACTAATATTAACAATCCTGATTACAGAACTTATACTAAAACCGATAACGAAAATGCTTTTGCATCATTCTTCGCAACAGCTTCTTATACATACGACAGAAAGTATAGTGTTTTTGGTAGTGTTAGATACGACGGATCAGATTTATTTGGTGTAGATCCAAAATACAAATATTTACCATTGTGGTCAACATCTGCTTCATGGGCAGTTTCTGAAGAAGATTTCTTAAAAGATAATTTAACACTTTCTAACTTAAGACTTCGTGCTTCTTACGGTTTACAAGGAAATATCGACAAAAACACTTCTCCTTATGTAATGGGTACTAATGGATCTGTTGTTATTTTACCAGGACAAACTGAACCAATCATTAATGTAGACAGTCCGCCTAATGAAAAATTACGTTGGGAAAAAACTACAAACACAAACGTTGGAGCTGATATTGGACTTTTCAACAACCGTATTAGCATTGTAACTGATTTGTACGGAAGAAAAAGTACTGACTTAATTGGTTTAAGATCTCTTCCATTAGAAAATGGTTTTGAATATACAAACATGAACTGGGCACAAGTAAGTAACAAAGGTTATGAGATTACTTTGTCTACAAAAAACATTGACCGTCCAAACTTTAAATGGAATACAAGTATTAACTTCTCTCACAACAAAAGTAATGTTGATCGTATAGCAGTTCGTGACACAGATTATTTCCCAAGCAGAGAAGGTCGTCCTGTAAATGCTGTATTTGGATTTAAAACAAATGGAATTGATGAAAATGGATATCCTTTATTTGTAAACAAAAAAGGAGAAACAGTAAATACACAAACATTCTTTGGTTTATACGATCCTTTTGCTGACTTCTTCCCAGGAGAACTTACGCAATCAAAATTAACTTCAAGTGAGTTTAGAGATTTGTTTACTTATTTAGGCGACAGAGATCCTAAATTTACAGGAGGTCTTACGAATACTTTTAAAGTTCATAATTTTGATTTAACTATTGCTGCTTCTTTCAATATTAAGCAGACTGTAACCAGAACTCCTCCATACAACGGAACATTAGTAGACAGAGGTCAAAACTACAGTAGAGACATTTTAGATGCATGGTCACCAACAAATACATCTTCTAACTTACCTGCAATTAACGGTAAAGATTTATCAGCTGGAGATTCTTACATGGCATACTTATGGTACTCTGGTGCAAATCAAATTACTACCCTAAATTATTTAGATACATGGGTTAGCGAAATGAGTTATATGAGATTAAGCAGTATTCGTTTAGGATATACATTCCCTAAAGCCTTTACAGACCAAATCAATATTGCCAGCATTAGATTCAATGTTGAGGCAAGAAACTTATTCGTAATCAGTTCTGATTACAAAGGTTACTTTGACCCTGAAACTTTTGGAAATATTTATGCTCAACCAGTTCCTAAATCATTCACTTTAGGATGTAATGTAACTTTCTAA